Genomic segment of Sulfurovum sp. UBA12169:
GTATTTAAAATTAAAACATACAATTAAATTAAAATAAACAGGAGAAAATAATGTTACAAGAGATCTATCAACCAAATCCACAATATGCTTCAATTGCTGCCATTAAAAGCATGGATGAATACCATGCATTGATGAACAAGGCAAAAGAAGACTATGAAGGTTTTTGGGGTGACTACGCCAAAGAAAAAATTGACTGGTTTAAACCGTTTGATATGGTACTCAATGAAAGCGAAGCACCCTTTTACAAGTGGTTTGAGGGTGGACAGCTCAATGTAGCACACCAATGTATCGATCGACATTTGTTAACGCGCAAAAATAAAGCAGCTATTATCTTTGAAGGAGATAACGGCGACCAGCAAGTGCTTACCTATAGAGAACTGGCCTATGAAGTCAACAAAACAGCCAATATGTTTAAAAACCAATTTGGCATCACCAAGGGAGATAGGGTAGTGCTTTATATGCCGATGATCCCTGAGGCTGCAATCAGCATGCTTGCCTGCGCGAAGATCGGGGCTATCCATTCTGTGGTATTTGGCGGCTTCAGTGCAGAAGCATTGAGAGACAGAATTATCGATGCCCAGGCAAAACTTGTTGTAACATCAGACGGAGCCTACAGAAAAGGCAATCCCTATATGCTCAAACCGGTAGTGGATGAAGCGCTCAGTACAGGATGCGAATGCGTCAAGGCAGTATGTGTGGTTGAACGCAACGGCGAAGAGATCCATTGGGAACCGGGACGTGATTATGCCTATAATGAACTAGTGAAAAACGAATCATCCAAATGTGCAGCAGAACCGATGGAGAGTGAAGATCCTCTTTTCTTGCTTTACACTTCAGGAAGTACCGGAAAACCAAAAGGAGTACAGCATTCAAGCGCCGGATATATTCTTTGGGCGCAAATGACGATGGAGTGGGTATTTGATCTTAAAGAGAATGATACCTATTGGTGTACAGCCGATGTAGGCTGGATCACCGGACATACCTATATTGTTTATGGGCCGCTTGCTGCGGGTGCAACTACGGTAATGTTTGAAGGCGTGCCTACATTCCCTGATGCAGGAAGATGCTGGAGAATGGTAGAAGAGTATCAAGTAAATCAGTTCTATACGGCGCCTACAGCGATCAGACTTCTTCATAAGACAGGTCAAGATGAGCCTAAAAAATATGATTTAAGTTCGCTTAGGGTTTTGGGAACCGTCGGAGAACCTATCGATCCGGCTGCATGGAAATGGTATTACGAAGAGATTGGCGGAAGCAAGTGTGCTATTGTGGACACCTACTGGCAGACAGAGACGGGCGGACACATGATCTCTCCGCTTCCCGGAGCAACGCCCATCAAGCCTGCATGCGCTACGTTTGCACTTCCCGGAATCATAGCGGAAGTTATCGATGAAGTAGGAAATCCTGCACCGATAGGCGAGAAAGGCTTTATGTGTATTACAAAACCATGGCCAAGCATGATCAGAACAATCTGGGGCGATCCTGAGAGATTTGTAAAATCCTATTTTGGAGATTGCAAAAAAGAGGGCAAACCGGTTTACTTTACGGGTGACGGCGCGATGATCGATGAAGAGGGATATATAACCATTACCGGAAGAACGGATGATGTTATCAATGTTTCCGGGCACCGAATGGGAACAGCCGAAGTTGAAGCAGCGATTAAAAAGCATTCGAACGTCGCGGCAGTGGCAGTTGTAGGCAAACCGCATCCGATCAAAGGGGAGGGAATCTTTGCCTATATCGTTCTCAAATCGGAAGAAAGTTTGGCAGAAGAGATTGAACTAACCAAAGAGATAAACAATATCATAAAAAAAGAGATCGGTGCAATTGCACTATGTGATGATATCGTGTTTGTTCCGGATCTTCCAAAAACAAGAAGCGGCAAGATTATGAGAAGAATATTGCGAAGTATTGTTAAAAATGAAGAAATTACACAGGATACTTCTACATTGGAAGATCCGTCTATCGTAGGCAAAA
This window contains:
- the acs gene encoding acetate--CoA ligase translates to MLQEIYQPNPQYASIAAIKSMDEYHALMNKAKEDYEGFWGDYAKEKIDWFKPFDMVLNESEAPFYKWFEGGQLNVAHQCIDRHLLTRKNKAAIIFEGDNGDQQVLTYRELAYEVNKTANMFKNQFGITKGDRVVLYMPMIPEAAISMLACAKIGAIHSVVFGGFSAEALRDRIIDAQAKLVVTSDGAYRKGNPYMLKPVVDEALSTGCECVKAVCVVERNGEEIHWEPGRDYAYNELVKNESSKCAAEPMESEDPLFLLYTSGSTGKPKGVQHSSAGYILWAQMTMEWVFDLKENDTYWCTADVGWITGHTYIVYGPLAAGATTVMFEGVPTFPDAGRCWRMVEEYQVNQFYTAPTAIRLLHKTGQDEPKKYDLSSLRVLGTVGEPIDPAAWKWYYEEIGGSKCAIVDTYWQTETGGHMISPLPGATPIKPACATFALPGIIAEVIDEVGNPAPIGEKGFMCITKPWPSMIRTIWGDPERFVKSYFGDCKKEGKPVYFTGDGAMIDEEGYITITGRTDDVINVSGHRMGTAEVEAAIKKHSNVAAVAVVGKPHPIKGEGIFAYIVLKSEESLAEEIELTKEINNIIKKEIGAIALCDDIVFVPDLPKTRSGKIMRRILRSIVKNEEITQDTSTLEDPSIVGKIESIVKSCRL